The Neovison vison isolate M4711 chromosome 5, ASM_NN_V1, whole genome shotgun sequence genome includes a region encoding these proteins:
- the PER1 gene encoding period circadian protein homolog 1 isoform X1: MSGPLEGADGGGDPGQGESFCVGGAPSPGPPQHRSCPGPSLADDTDANSNGSSGNESNGPESRGASQRSSHSSSSGNGKDSALLETTESSKSTNSQSPSPPSSSIAYSLLSASSEQDNPSTSGCSSEQSARARTQKELMTALRELKLRLPPERRGKGRSGTLATLQYALACVKQVQANQEYYQQWSLEEGEPCAMDMSTYTLEELEHITSEYTLRNQDTFSVAVSFLTGRIVYISEQAGVLLRCKRDVFRGARFSELLAPQDVGVFYGSTAPSRLPTWGAGTSAGSGTKDFTQEKSVFCRIRGGPDRDSGPRYQPFRLTPYVTKIRVSEGAAAQPCCLLIAERIHSGYEAPRIPPDKRIFTTRHTPSCLFQDVDERAAPLLGYLPQDLLGAPVLLFLHPEDRPLMLAIHKKILQLAGQPFDHSPIRFCARNGEYVTMDTSWAGFVHPWSRKVAFVLGRHKVRTAPLNEDVFTPPAPSPALSLDSDIQELSEQIHRLLLQPVHSPNSSGLCGVGPIASPGPLLSPGSSSDSNGGDAEGPGPPVPVTFQQICKDVHLVKHQGQQLFIESRARPPARPRLPATGTFKAKTLSCQSPDPELEMVPAPLQAPLALSPEEAERKDASTCSYQQINCLDSILRYLESCNIPSTTKRKCASSSSCTASSASDDDKQRTGPVPLGAKKDPAPAVLCGEGAGPQKEPVVGGALSPLALANKAESVVSVTSQCSFSSTIVHVGDKKPPESDIIMMEDLPGLAPGPAPSPAPSPTVAPDPTPDAYRPVGLTKAVLSLHTQKEEQAFLSRFRDLSRLRTLDGSSPAPLAPGERGCHHGPAPHGRRHHCRSKAKRSRHHQTPRADAPCYGSHPPPVSPSAPWPPPPAAAPFPAMVQSYPLPVFSTRGSPQPLPSAPTAGPPAAFPAPLVTPMVALVLPNYLFPTPSSYPYGVAQTPAEGPPTPASHSPSPSLPPPPPSPSRRPDSPLFNSRCSSPLQLNLLQLEEPPRVEGGAVAGGPGNSAGPPPSGEEATEPEARLAEVTESSNQDALSGSSDLLELLLQDSRSGTGSAASGSLGSGLGSGSGSGSHEGGSTSASITRSSQSSHTSKYFGSIDSSEAEAGAAQARAEPGDQVIKYVLQDPIWLLMANADQHVMMTYQVPSRDVASVLKQDRERLRAMQKQQPRFSEDQRRELGAVHSWVRKGQLPRALDVMACVDCGSSTQDPQHSSDPLFSELDGLGLEPMEEGGGEGGGGEGEGREETQARAGARVSSSQDLAMEEEEQGGSSSSPALPATENGTS; the protein is encoded by the exons ATGAGTGGCCCCCTAGAAGGGGCTGATGGGGGAGGGGACCCCGGGCAGGGGGAATCCTTTTGCGTGGGAGGGGCCCCATCCCCTGGGCCTCCGCAGCACCGGTCTTGCCCTGGTCCCAGCCTGGCTGATGACACAGATGCCAACAGCAATGGCTCCAGCGGTAATGAATCCAATGGGCCTGAGTCCCGGGGTGCATCTCAGCGGAGCTCACACAGCTCCTCCTCGGGCAACGGCAAGGACTCAGCCCTGCTGGAGACCACTGAGAGCAGCAAGag CACGAACTCTCAGAGTCCATCCCCGCCCAGCAGTTCCATTGCCTACAGTCTCCTGAGCGCCAGCTCCGAGCAGGACAACCCATCTACCAGTGGCTGCAG CAGTGAACAGTCAGCCCGGGCAAGGACCCAGAAGGAACTCATGACAGCTCTGCGGGAGCTCAAGCTTCGGCTTCCCCCCGAGCGCCGGGGCAAAGGCCGCTCTGGGACGCTGGCCACGCTCCAGTACGCCCTGGCCTGTGTGAAGCAGGTGCAGG CCAACCAGGAGTACTACCAGCAGTGGAGCCTGGAAGAGGGCGAGCCCTGCGCCATGGACATGTCCACCTACACGTTGGAGGAGCTGGAGCACATCACGTCGGAGTACACACTGCGCAATCAG GACACCTTCTCCGTGGCGGTCTCCTTCCTGACAGGCCGCATCGTCTACATTTCGGAGCAGGCGGGGGTCTTGCTGCGCTGTAAACGGGACGTGTTCCGGGGGGCCCGCTTCTCGGAGCTGCTGGCGCCCCAGGATGTGGGCGTCTTCTATGGCTCCACGGCCCCATCTCGCCTGCCCACCTGGGGTGCTGGGACCTCGGCAG GTTCAGGCACCAAAGACTTCACCCAAGAGAAGTCTGTCTTCTGCCGCatcag AGGAGGTCCTGACCGGGACTCAGGGCCTCGGTACCAGCCATTCCGCCTCACTCCCTATGTGACCAAGATCCGAGTGTCCGAAGGGGCCGCAGCACAGCCGTGCTGCCTGCTCATCGCAGAACGCATCCACTCGGGTTACGAAG ctCCCCGGATCCCCCCAGACAAGAGGATCTTCACCACTCGGCACACCCCTAGCTGCCTCTTCCAGGACGTGGATGAAAG GGCCGCCCCGCTGCTGGGCTACCTCCCCCAGGATCTCCTGGGGGCCCCAGTGCTCCTGTTCTTGCATCCTGAGGACCGACCCCTCATGCTGGCCATCCACAAGAAGA TCCTGCAGTTGGCCGGCCAGCCCTTTGACCACTCCCCAATCCGCTTCTGCGCCCGGAATGGAGAGTATGTCACCATGGACACTAGCTGGGCCGGCTTCGTGCACCCCTGGAGCCGCAAGGTGGCCTTTGTCTTGGGCCGCCACAAAGTACGCAC GGCACCCCTGAACGAGGACGTGTTCACGCCGCCGGCCCCCAGCCCGGCTCTTTCTCTGGACTCCGACATCCAGGAGCTCTCAGAGCAGATCCACCGGCTGTTGTTACAG CCCGTGCACAGCCCCAATTCCTCTGGGCTCTGTGGAGTGGGCCCCATTGCTTCCCCGGGCCCTCTCCTCAGCCCTGGCTCCTCCAGTGACAGCAACGGGGGTGATGCCGAGGGACCTGGGCCTCCTGTGCCG GTGACGTTCCAGCAGATCTGTAAGGACGTGCACCTCGTGAAGCACCAGGGACAGCAGCTTTTCATCGAGTCGCGCGCCCGGCCTccggcccggccccgcctccctg CTACAGGCACATTCAAGGCCAAGACTCTTTCCTGCCAGTCACCAGACCCGGAACTGGAAAtggtccctgctcccctccaggCCCCACTCGCCTTGAGCCCTGAAGAGGCTGAGAGGAAAGATGCATCCACTTGTTCCTACCAGCAGATCAACTGCCTGGACAGCATCCTCCG GTACCTGGAGAGCTGCAACATCCCCAGCACAACCAAGCGGAAGTGTGCCTCCTCGTCGTCCTGTACTGCCTCCTCAGCCTCCGACGATGACAAGCAGAGGACGGGTCCTGTCCCTTTGGGGGCCAAGAAAG ATCCAGCACCGGCAGTGCTGTGCGGGGAGGGGGCCGGCCCACAGAAGGAGCCTGTGGTAGGAGGCGCCCTGAGCCCTCTCGCCCTGGCCAATAAGGCGGAGAGCGTGGTGTCTGTCACCAGCCAGTGTAGCTTCAGCTCCACCATCGTCCATGTGGGAGACAAGAAGCCCCCGGAGTCGG ACATCATCATGATGGAGGACCTGCCTGGCctggctccaggcccagcccccagcccagcccccagccccacggTAGCCCCCGACCCCACCCCAGACGCCTATCGCCCGGTGGGCCTAACCAAGGCCGTGCTGTCCCTGCACACACAGAAGGAGGAGCAGGCCTTCCTCAGTCGCTTCCGAGACCTCAGCCGACTGCGGACACTTGATGGCTCCTCCCCGGCCCCCCTAGCCCCTGGCGAGCGAG GCTGCCACCATGGCCCCGCACCCCACGGTCGCCGACACCACTGCCGCTCCAAAGCCAAGCGCTCCCGCCACCACCAGACCCCCCGGGCTGATGCCCCCTGTTATGGCTCCCACCCGCCGCCTGTGTCACCCTCGGCCCCATGGCCTCCCCCACCAGCCGCTGCTCCCTTCCCAGCCATGGTCCAGTCCTACCCTCTCCCAGTGTTCTCCACTCGAGGaagcccccagcctctcccctctgcccccacagctGGGCCCCCTGCAGCTTTCCCTGCCCCGCTGGTGACGCCTATGGTAGCCTTGGTGCTCCCTAACTACCTTTTCCCCACCCCATCTAGTTATCCCTATGGGGTAGCCCAGACCCCCGCTGAAGGgcctcccacccccgcctcccactccccttctccgtccctgcccccaccgccccccagccCTTCTCGCCGGCCAGACTCTCCGCTATTCAACTCCCGATGCAGCTCCCCGCTCCAGCTTAATCTGCTACAGCTTGAGGAGCCCCCGCGTGTTGAAGGGGGCGCTGTTGCAGGGGGCCCTGGGAATAGTGCTGGGCCCCCGCCCTCCGGCGAGGAGGCCACTGAGCCAGAGGCCAGACTG gcgGAGGTGACCGAGTCCTCCAACCAGGATGCGCTGTCGGGCTCCAGTGACCTGCTGGAGCTGCTGCTGCAGGACTCCCGCTCTGGCACAGGCTCCGCCGCCTCCGGCTCCCTGGGCTCCGGcctgggctctggctctggctcggGCTCCCACGAGGGAGGCAGCACCTCTGCCAGCATCACAC GCAGTAGTCAGAGCAGCCACACGAGCAAGTACTTTGGCAGCATCGACTCTTCTGAGGCCGAAGCGGGGGCTGCCCAGGCCAGGGCTGAGCCCGGGGACCAGGTCATTAAATACGTGCTCCAGGATCCCATCTGGCTGCTCATGGCCAACGCTGACCAGCATGTCATGATGACCTACCAGGTGCCGTCCAG GGACGTGGCCTCTGTGCTGAAGCAGGACCGGGAGCGGCTCCGGGCCATGCAGAAGCAGCAGCCTCGGTTCTCAGAGGACCAGCGCAGGGAGCTGGGTGCCGTGCACTCCTGGGTCCGGAAGGGTCAGCTGCCTCGGGCCCTAGATGTGATG GCCTGTGTGGATTGTGGCAGTAGCACCCAAGACCCTCAACACTCCAGTGACCCCCTCTTCTCGGAACTGGATGGACTGGGACTGGAGCCTATGGAGGAGGGCGGAggcgagggtgggggtggggagggcgaggGCAGAGAAGAGACCCAGGCTCGAGCTGGGGCCAGGGTCTCCAGCTCTCAGGACCTGGccatggaggaggaggaacaagGTGGGAGCTCATCCAGTCCAGCCTTACCTGCCACAGAAAATGGCACCAGCTAG
- the HES7 gene encoding LOW QUALITY PROTEIN: transcription factor HES-7 (The sequence of the model RefSeq protein was modified relative to this genomic sequence to represent the inferred CDS: deleted 1 base in 1 codon) has protein sequence MARGGPTPGCEQPGAPSLACRHFIRKPPSAHAPFFCRGSSSWFEMLKPLVEKRRRDRINRSLEELRLLLLERTRDQNLRNPKLEKAEILEFAVGYLRERSRVEPPGVPRSPAQDAEALASCYLSGFRECLLRLAAFAHDASPAARAQLFSALHGYLRPKPPRPEPVDPRPQAPRPPLDPAAPAPGPALHQRPPVHQGPRSPRCAWSPSPCSPRAGDCGAPAPLTGLLPPPPPHRQDGAPKAPQPPPPAFWRPWP, from the exons ATGGCCAGGGGCGGCCCCACACCCGGGTGCGAACAGCCCGGGGCCCCGAGCCTCGCGTGCAG ACACTTTATCCGGAAGCCTCCGAGTGCTCACGCACCATTC TTCTGCAGAGGGTCGAGTTCTTGGTTTGAG ATGCTGAAGCCGCTGGTGGAGAAGCGGCGCCGGGACCGCATCAACCGCAGCCTGGAAGAGCtcaggctgctgctgctggagcgGACCCGGGACCAG AACCTCCGCAACCCGAAGCTGGAGAAAGCAGAGATACTGGAGTTCGCCGTGGGCTACTTGAGGGAGCGAAGCCGGGTGGAGCCCCCGG GGGTTCCCCGGTCCCCAGCCCAGGACGCCGAGGCGCTCGCCAGCTGCTACTTGTCCGGCTTCCGCGAGTGCCTGCTTCGCCTGGCGGCCTTCGCGCACGACGCCAGCCCGGCCGCCCGCGCCCAGCTCTTCTCCGCGCTGCACGGCTACCTGCGCCCCAAGCCGCCCCGGCCGGAACCGGTAGATCCGAGGCCCCAAGCGCCGCGCCCACCGCTGGACCCCGCCGCCCCGGCGCCCGGCCCCGCGCTGCACCAGCGCCCCCCAGTGCACCAGGGCCCCCGTAGCCCGCGCTGCGCCTGGTCCCCGTCCCCCTGCTCGCCCCGCGCCGGGGATTGCGGCGCGCCGGCGCCCCTCACCGgactgctgccgccgccgccgccgcacaGACAAGACGGGGCGCCCAAGGCCCCGCAGCCCCCGCCGCCCGCTTTCTGGAGACCTTGGCCCTGa
- the PER1 gene encoding period circadian protein homolog 1 isoform X2 yields the protein MSGPLEGADGGGDPGQGESFCVGGAPSPGPPQHRSCPGPSLADDTDANSNGSSGNESNGPESRGASQRSSHSSSSGNGKDSALLETTESSKSTNSQSPSPPSSSIAYSLLSASSEQDNPSTSGCSSEQSARARTQKELMTALRELKLRLPPERRGKGRSGTLATLQYALACVKQVQANQEYYQQWSLEEGEPCAMDMSTYTLEELEHITSEYTLRNQDTFSVAVSFLTGRIVYISEQAGVLLRCKRDVFRGARFSELLAPQDVGVFYGSTAPSRLPTWGAGTSAGSGTKDFTQEKSVFCRIRGGPDRDSGPRYQPFRLTPYVTKIRVSEGAAAQPCCLLIAERIHSGYEAPRIPPDKRIFTTRHTPSCLFQDVDERAAPLLGYLPQDLLGAPVLLFLHPEDRPLMLAIHKKILQLAGQPFDHSPIRFCARNGEYVTMDTSWAGFVHPWSRKVAFVLGRHKVRTAPLNEDVFTPPAPSPALSLDSDIQELSEQIHRLLLQPVHSPNSSGLCGVGPIASPGPLLSPGSSSDSNGGDAEGPGPPVPVTFQQICKDVHLVKHQGQQLFIESRARPPARPRLPATGTFKAKTLSCQSPDPELEMVPAPLQAPLALSPEEAERKDASTCSYQQINCLDSILRYLESCNIPSTTKRKCASSSSCTASSASDDDKQRTGPVPLGAKKDIIMMEDLPGLAPGPAPSPAPSPTVAPDPTPDAYRPVGLTKAVLSLHTQKEEQAFLSRFRDLSRLRTLDGSSPAPLAPGERGCHHGPAPHGRRHHCRSKAKRSRHHQTPRADAPCYGSHPPPVSPSAPWPPPPAAAPFPAMVQSYPLPVFSTRGSPQPLPSAPTAGPPAAFPAPLVTPMVALVLPNYLFPTPSSYPYGVAQTPAEGPPTPASHSPSPSLPPPPPSPSRRPDSPLFNSRCSSPLQLNLLQLEEPPRVEGGAVAGGPGNSAGPPPSGEEATEPEARLAEVTESSNQDALSGSSDLLELLLQDSRSGTGSAASGSLGSGLGSGSGSGSHEGGSTSASITRSSQSSHTSKYFGSIDSSEAEAGAAQARAEPGDQVIKYVLQDPIWLLMANADQHVMMTYQVPSRDVASVLKQDRERLRAMQKQQPRFSEDQRRELGAVHSWVRKGQLPRALDVMACVDCGSSTQDPQHSSDPLFSELDGLGLEPMEEGGGEGGGGEGEGREETQARAGARVSSSQDLAMEEEEQGGSSSSPALPATENGTS from the exons ATGAGTGGCCCCCTAGAAGGGGCTGATGGGGGAGGGGACCCCGGGCAGGGGGAATCCTTTTGCGTGGGAGGGGCCCCATCCCCTGGGCCTCCGCAGCACCGGTCTTGCCCTGGTCCCAGCCTGGCTGATGACACAGATGCCAACAGCAATGGCTCCAGCGGTAATGAATCCAATGGGCCTGAGTCCCGGGGTGCATCTCAGCGGAGCTCACACAGCTCCTCCTCGGGCAACGGCAAGGACTCAGCCCTGCTGGAGACCACTGAGAGCAGCAAGag CACGAACTCTCAGAGTCCATCCCCGCCCAGCAGTTCCATTGCCTACAGTCTCCTGAGCGCCAGCTCCGAGCAGGACAACCCATCTACCAGTGGCTGCAG CAGTGAACAGTCAGCCCGGGCAAGGACCCAGAAGGAACTCATGACAGCTCTGCGGGAGCTCAAGCTTCGGCTTCCCCCCGAGCGCCGGGGCAAAGGCCGCTCTGGGACGCTGGCCACGCTCCAGTACGCCCTGGCCTGTGTGAAGCAGGTGCAGG CCAACCAGGAGTACTACCAGCAGTGGAGCCTGGAAGAGGGCGAGCCCTGCGCCATGGACATGTCCACCTACACGTTGGAGGAGCTGGAGCACATCACGTCGGAGTACACACTGCGCAATCAG GACACCTTCTCCGTGGCGGTCTCCTTCCTGACAGGCCGCATCGTCTACATTTCGGAGCAGGCGGGGGTCTTGCTGCGCTGTAAACGGGACGTGTTCCGGGGGGCCCGCTTCTCGGAGCTGCTGGCGCCCCAGGATGTGGGCGTCTTCTATGGCTCCACGGCCCCATCTCGCCTGCCCACCTGGGGTGCTGGGACCTCGGCAG GTTCAGGCACCAAAGACTTCACCCAAGAGAAGTCTGTCTTCTGCCGCatcag AGGAGGTCCTGACCGGGACTCAGGGCCTCGGTACCAGCCATTCCGCCTCACTCCCTATGTGACCAAGATCCGAGTGTCCGAAGGGGCCGCAGCACAGCCGTGCTGCCTGCTCATCGCAGAACGCATCCACTCGGGTTACGAAG ctCCCCGGATCCCCCCAGACAAGAGGATCTTCACCACTCGGCACACCCCTAGCTGCCTCTTCCAGGACGTGGATGAAAG GGCCGCCCCGCTGCTGGGCTACCTCCCCCAGGATCTCCTGGGGGCCCCAGTGCTCCTGTTCTTGCATCCTGAGGACCGACCCCTCATGCTGGCCATCCACAAGAAGA TCCTGCAGTTGGCCGGCCAGCCCTTTGACCACTCCCCAATCCGCTTCTGCGCCCGGAATGGAGAGTATGTCACCATGGACACTAGCTGGGCCGGCTTCGTGCACCCCTGGAGCCGCAAGGTGGCCTTTGTCTTGGGCCGCCACAAAGTACGCAC GGCACCCCTGAACGAGGACGTGTTCACGCCGCCGGCCCCCAGCCCGGCTCTTTCTCTGGACTCCGACATCCAGGAGCTCTCAGAGCAGATCCACCGGCTGTTGTTACAG CCCGTGCACAGCCCCAATTCCTCTGGGCTCTGTGGAGTGGGCCCCATTGCTTCCCCGGGCCCTCTCCTCAGCCCTGGCTCCTCCAGTGACAGCAACGGGGGTGATGCCGAGGGACCTGGGCCTCCTGTGCCG GTGACGTTCCAGCAGATCTGTAAGGACGTGCACCTCGTGAAGCACCAGGGACAGCAGCTTTTCATCGAGTCGCGCGCCCGGCCTccggcccggccccgcctccctg CTACAGGCACATTCAAGGCCAAGACTCTTTCCTGCCAGTCACCAGACCCGGAACTGGAAAtggtccctgctcccctccaggCCCCACTCGCCTTGAGCCCTGAAGAGGCTGAGAGGAAAGATGCATCCACTTGTTCCTACCAGCAGATCAACTGCCTGGACAGCATCCTCCG GTACCTGGAGAGCTGCAACATCCCCAGCACAACCAAGCGGAAGTGTGCCTCCTCGTCGTCCTGTACTGCCTCCTCAGCCTCCGACGATGACAAGCAGAGGACGGGTCCTGTCCCTTTGGGGGCCAAGAAAG ACATCATCATGATGGAGGACCTGCCTGGCctggctccaggcccagcccccagcccagcccccagccccacggTAGCCCCCGACCCCACCCCAGACGCCTATCGCCCGGTGGGCCTAACCAAGGCCGTGCTGTCCCTGCACACACAGAAGGAGGAGCAGGCCTTCCTCAGTCGCTTCCGAGACCTCAGCCGACTGCGGACACTTGATGGCTCCTCCCCGGCCCCCCTAGCCCCTGGCGAGCGAG GCTGCCACCATGGCCCCGCACCCCACGGTCGCCGACACCACTGCCGCTCCAAAGCCAAGCGCTCCCGCCACCACCAGACCCCCCGGGCTGATGCCCCCTGTTATGGCTCCCACCCGCCGCCTGTGTCACCCTCGGCCCCATGGCCTCCCCCACCAGCCGCTGCTCCCTTCCCAGCCATGGTCCAGTCCTACCCTCTCCCAGTGTTCTCCACTCGAGGaagcccccagcctctcccctctgcccccacagctGGGCCCCCTGCAGCTTTCCCTGCCCCGCTGGTGACGCCTATGGTAGCCTTGGTGCTCCCTAACTACCTTTTCCCCACCCCATCTAGTTATCCCTATGGGGTAGCCCAGACCCCCGCTGAAGGgcctcccacccccgcctcccactccccttctccgtccctgcccccaccgccccccagccCTTCTCGCCGGCCAGACTCTCCGCTATTCAACTCCCGATGCAGCTCCCCGCTCCAGCTTAATCTGCTACAGCTTGAGGAGCCCCCGCGTGTTGAAGGGGGCGCTGTTGCAGGGGGCCCTGGGAATAGTGCTGGGCCCCCGCCCTCCGGCGAGGAGGCCACTGAGCCAGAGGCCAGACTG gcgGAGGTGACCGAGTCCTCCAACCAGGATGCGCTGTCGGGCTCCAGTGACCTGCTGGAGCTGCTGCTGCAGGACTCCCGCTCTGGCACAGGCTCCGCCGCCTCCGGCTCCCTGGGCTCCGGcctgggctctggctctggctcggGCTCCCACGAGGGAGGCAGCACCTCTGCCAGCATCACAC GCAGTAGTCAGAGCAGCCACACGAGCAAGTACTTTGGCAGCATCGACTCTTCTGAGGCCGAAGCGGGGGCTGCCCAGGCCAGGGCTGAGCCCGGGGACCAGGTCATTAAATACGTGCTCCAGGATCCCATCTGGCTGCTCATGGCCAACGCTGACCAGCATGTCATGATGACCTACCAGGTGCCGTCCAG GGACGTGGCCTCTGTGCTGAAGCAGGACCGGGAGCGGCTCCGGGCCATGCAGAAGCAGCAGCCTCGGTTCTCAGAGGACCAGCGCAGGGAGCTGGGTGCCGTGCACTCCTGGGTCCGGAAGGGTCAGCTGCCTCGGGCCCTAGATGTGATG GCCTGTGTGGATTGTGGCAGTAGCACCCAAGACCCTCAACACTCCAGTGACCCCCTCTTCTCGGAACTGGATGGACTGGGACTGGAGCCTATGGAGGAGGGCGGAggcgagggtgggggtggggagggcgaggGCAGAGAAGAGACCCAGGCTCGAGCTGGGGCCAGGGTCTCCAGCTCTCAGGACCTGGccatggaggaggaggaacaagGTGGGAGCTCATCCAGTCCAGCCTTACCTGCCACAGAAAATGGCACCAGCTAG